From the genome of Anopheles moucheti chromosome 3, idAnoMoucSN_F20_07, whole genome shotgun sequence, one region includes:
- the LOC128300649 gene encoding beta-1,4-N-acetylgalactosaminyltransferase bre-4 produces MAYCNRTLAIKAVLFAGVFLLLLYQLNSRLDSSSGSANRYPHLKLGATPWPKRTHGSTELHPSTPTVRSDGKDTITNEQHHSNDDQLLNNDSNGFASGAPNRVGPERNQTVDLDVQHNNSELKNVIQNLAKEPTKRTGAAAAAATVSEQYELNGDKSNSNVSSNVTPSTKSGSSNSHFSSSNSSIDNVGNISGFNNVKSEKESIASNKSAHEAVNNVQANSSIVPAPKLDAPVNMLPIEYGTARERPDRLDDLSEKFTINSCPPIPPNLDGPIDVDVAFEPLSAVEKRFAFKLQPGGQYTPPDCTARNRVAIVVPYRDREQHLPIFLKNIHPFLMKQQLEYGIYIVEQTAGSSFNRAALMNIGFVEAMKQRNWECIVFHDIDLLPMDDRNLYTCPDQPRHMSVAVDTFGFKLPYSTIFGGVSAMTEKQFRMVNGFSNSFWGWGGEDDDMSNRLKHVGFHIARYPVNIARYTMLNHKKEKANPKRYEKLVNGAKRFDSDGLNSLHYQLVNLIRKPLYTWIQADISPEGS; encoded by the exons ATGGCGTATTGTAATCGCACGCTCGCTATTAAGGCCGTTTTGTTTGCAGgagtttttcttctccttctgtACCAACTTAACTCTAGGTTGGATAGTAGCAGCGGTAGTGCCAACCGATACCCACACCTAAAGCTGGG CGCAACCCCATGGCCAAAGCGAACTCACGGAAGCACAGAGCTACACCCGTCTACTCCCACGGTACGTAGCGATGGAAAGGACACGATCACGAACGAGCAGCATCACAGCAACGATGACCAACTTCTAAACAACGATTCCAATGGGTTCGCATCGGGTGCACCCAACCGTGTGGGGCCCGAACGAAATCAAACGGTCGATTTGGACGTACAGCACAATAATAGTGAACTTAAGAATGTGATACAAAACCTTGCGAAAGAACCAACCAAACGcacaggagcagcagcagcagcagctacgGTATCTGAACAGTATGAACTTAACGGTGATAAGTCGAATAGTAACGTTTCTTCGAACGTAACTCCTAGTACTAAGTCTGGCAGCTCAAATAGTCATTTTAGCAGTAGTAACAGTAGTATAGATAATGTAGGCAACATCTCCGGGTTCAATAACGTAAAGTCTGAAAAGGAAAGCATAGCCAGCAACAAATCAGCACACGAAGCAGTTAACAATGTTCAAGCGAATTCCTCAATCGTACCGGCACCGAAGCTGGACGCACCTGTGAATATGTTACCGATAGAGTACGGTACTGCTAGAGAGAGACCCGACAGATTGGACGATTTATCGGAAAAGTTTACCATAAACAGCTGTCCGCCAATCCCTCCAAATCTTG ACGGACCAATCGATGTGGATGTTGCGTTTGAGCCATTGAGCGCGGTAGAAAAGCGGTTCGCTTTCAAACTGCAGCCCGGTGGCCAGTACACGCCACCGGACTGTACGGCACGGAACCGTGTCGCCATCGTGGTACCGTACCGTGATCGTGAGCAACATTTACCGATCTTCCTCAAGAACATACACCCATTTCTGATGAAGCAACAGCTTGAGTATGGCATTTACATAGTGGAACAGACTGCTGGATCGTCGTTTAACCGTGCGGCGCTCATGAACATCGGGTTTGTTGAAGCGATGAAACAAAGGAACTGGGAATGTATAGTGTTTCACGATATCGATTTGCTTCCAATGGATGATCGTAATCTTTATACGTGCCCGGACCAGCCGCGCCACATGTCGGTTGCTGTCGATACCTTCGGTTTCAAGCTACCGTACAGTACCATCTTCGGCGGGGTGTCTGCAATGACGGAGAAACAGTTTCGCATGGTGAACGGATTCTCCAACTCGTTCTGGGGTTGGGGTGGCGAAGATGACGACATGTCTAACAG GTTAAAACATGTCGGTTTCCATATCGCCCGGTACCCGGTCAACATTGCCCGTTATACGATGCTAAAtcacaaaaaggaaaaggccAATCCCAAACG GtacgaaaaactggtcaatggTGCAAAACGGTTCGATAGCGATGGACTTAATTCGTTGCATTATCAACTGGTAAACTTAATACGCAAACCTTTGTACACCTGGATTCAGGCAGATATTTCACCTGAA GGTAGCTGA